One Pantoea eucalypti genomic region harbors:
- the ompW gene encoding outer membrane protein OmpW, whose protein sequence is MMKLAKCAMLLALALPQLAMAHEAGDFFMRAGSATVRPTEGSDNVLGMGSFSASNDTQLGLTFTYMATDNIGVELLAATPFRHKVGLGPTGTLATVRQLPPTLMAQYYFFDSKSKVRPYIGVGINYTTFYDADFNQTGRDAGLTDLSVKDSWGMAGQVGLDYQINRDWMLNASLWYMDIDTEVKFKAGGEQQNINMRIDPWVFFFGAGYRF, encoded by the coding sequence ATGATGAAACTGGCAAAATGCGCGATGCTGCTGGCGCTGGCTCTTCCCCAGCTGGCAATGGCACACGAAGCGGGCGACTTCTTTATGCGGGCCGGCAGTGCCACCGTCCGTCCTACCGAAGGTTCCGATAATGTGTTGGGGATGGGGTCTTTCAGCGCTTCCAACGACACGCAACTGGGTCTGACCTTTACCTATATGGCAACGGATAACATTGGCGTCGAGCTACTGGCGGCCACGCCATTCCGCCATAAAGTGGGTCTTGGTCCGACCGGCACGCTGGCTACCGTGCGCCAGTTACCACCCACGCTGATGGCGCAGTACTACTTTTTTGACAGCAAAAGTAAAGTGCGTCCTTATATCGGCGTAGGTATCAACTACACCACCTTCTACGATGCCGATTTCAATCAGACGGGCCGCGATGCGGGACTGACCGATCTCAGCGTAAAAGATTCCTGGGGTATGGCAGGTCAGGTTGGTCTGGATTATCAGATTAACCGTGACTGGATGCTGAACGCGTCGTTGTGGTACATGGATATTGACACGGAAGTGAAGTTTAAAGCGGGTGGCGAACAGCAGAACATCAATATGCGTATCGATCCCTGGGTCTTCTTCTTCGGAGCGGGTTACCGTTTCTGA
- a CDS encoding BON domain-containing protein, with amino-acid sequence MKFVKLLTGAVLAGVVALTLSACAPTATKEGTGGYIDDTVVTTKVKGELLKDESLKSTEINVETFKGKVQLSGFVSSPQMANRAVQVTRSVPGVKSVVNNMQIK; translated from the coding sequence ATGAAATTCGTTAAACTGCTGACAGGTGCTGTACTGGCGGGCGTGGTTGCGCTGACACTGAGCGCCTGTGCGCCAACCGCAACCAAAGAGGGAACCGGTGGCTATATTGATGACACCGTGGTGACCACGAAAGTTAAAGGTGAGCTGCTGAAAGATGAGTCGCTGAAATCAACTGAAATCAACGTAGAAACCTTTAAAGGTAAAGTTCAGCTGAGCGGCTTTGTTTCATCACCACAGATGGCTAATCGTGCCGTACAGGTCACGCGCAGCGTGCCGGGCGTGAAGTCAGTCGTCAACAACATGCAGATCAAATAA